One stretch of Bactrocera tryoni isolate S06 unplaced genomic scaffold, CSIRO_BtryS06_freeze2 scaffold_7, whole genome shotgun sequence DNA includes these proteins:
- the LOC120781634 gene encoding uncharacterized protein LOC120781634 → MSENPNIGKGFQKENKENVNSYWKKLYDFLNSMGPPLKSNAEWKKIDQKGCMRKNKKTPAKDCVKSMHSLFWHSQFWIYQRQ, encoded by the exons ATGTCGGAAAATCCTAATATAGGAAAAGGATTTCAGAAGGAGAACAAGGAAAATGTAAATTCATATTGGAAGAAGTTGTATGATTTCCTCAACAGCATGGGGCCGCCATTGAAATCAAATGCAGAATGGAAAAAG ATAGACCAGAAGGGATGTAtgcggaaaaataaaaaaacaccgGCGAAGGACTGTGTAAAGAGTATGCATTCTCTGTTCTGGCACAGTCAATTTTGGATTTATCAGCGACAATAG